The following are encoded in a window of Methanococcoides sp. LMO-2 genomic DNA:
- a CDS encoding PAS domain S-box protein has translation MTMKKEEQASENSQQIAELQQTIRELKDEMDLVKRRSTEKEEFYKLHLENLNDVVFSINNEGNFTYISSAIEHFTGYLPEEVIGTSFSKYIYPDDLPGLIEDMDRTIKGEHKPYMFRVIAKSGKITHVHTSSKVMIKDGEITGLNGIMVNIDRLKKVEFELMKEKEKAQHYLNVSNVIFVAIDRNQKITLINRKAEEILEYSENEILGKNWFDLFISEDISEEMKDIFNKIMAKDAEIFEYHENPIIVRSGHERIISWHNSLLYDSKGYITGVLASGIDVTEKKIAEKELISAKLEAETANQAKTTFIANMSHELRTPLNAVIGFSEILLERKFGDVNERQEKYLLNINSSGKRLLDAFNLMLELSKIESEVFELEYNTIEVTEFINGLREHFVPIIREKQQELSFVINTDVKYIIIDIEKVEHSITHLIENASKFSQNGGSIEVEVHDTGKDIVFEISDKGIGISEENIDRLFNPFTQIDSSSTRAHGGMGLGLCLAKKQSELHGGSLSVSSELNKGSTFTFTIPIKPEIKK, from the coding sequence ATGACAATGAAAAAAGAAGAACAAGCCTCTGAAAATTCTCAACAGATTGCAGAACTGCAACAAACTATAAGGGAACTCAAAGATGAGATGGACCTTGTTAAAAGAAGGTCCACTGAGAAAGAAGAGTTCTACAAACTGCATCTTGAGAACCTTAACGATGTTGTTTTTAGTATCAACAATGAGGGCAATTTTACATACATCAGCTCTGCTATTGAGCACTTCACCGGCTATCTTCCAGAAGAAGTGATCGGTACTTCTTTTTCAAAATACATCTATCCTGATGACCTTCCGGGCCTTATTGAAGATATGGACAGGACAATTAAAGGTGAACATAAACCTTACATGTTCAGGGTGATCGCAAAATCCGGAAAGATAACTCACGTACACACATCTTCAAAAGTGATGATCAAGGATGGGGAAATTACCGGCCTTAACGGAATAATGGTAAATATTGATCGTCTCAAAAAGGTCGAATTTGAGCTGATGAAGGAAAAAGAAAAAGCTCAGCATTATTTGAATGTGTCAAATGTGATTTTCGTCGCTATTGACAGAAACCAGAAGATCACACTCATAAACAGGAAAGCTGAGGAAATCCTTGAGTATTCTGAAAATGAGATTCTTGGAAAGAACTGGTTTGATCTGTTCATATCTGAAGACATCTCAGAAGAAATGAAAGATATATTCAATAAAATAATGGCAAAAGATGCCGAAATTTTTGAATATCACGAAAATCCCATCATCGTAAGATCAGGTCATGAAAGAATCATTTCCTGGCATAACTCTTTGCTTTATGACAGTAAAGGGTATATCACAGGAGTACTTGCTTCGGGCATCGATGTTACTGAGAAGAAGATCGCAGAAAAGGAACTTATATCTGCAAAACTTGAAGCTGAGACTGCAAATCAGGCAAAGACTACATTTATTGCAAACATGAGCCATGAGCTGCGCACACCTCTTAACGCAGTTATTGGTTTTTCGGAGATTCTTCTTGAAAGAAAATTCGGAGATGTCAATGAAAGGCAGGAAAAATACCTTTTAAATATAAATTCCAGTGGAAAACGATTGCTTGATGCATTTAATTTAATGCTGGAGCTTTCAAAGATCGAATCCGAAGTTTTTGAACTTGAATACAACACAATTGAAGTAACCGAATTTATCAACGGGCTAAGGGAACACTTCGTACCAATAATCCGGGAAAAGCAGCAGGAACTGTCATTTGTCATCAACACAGATGTAAAATATATTATAATCGATATTGAAAAAGTAGAACATAGTATCACCCACCTTATCGAGAACGCAAGTAAATTCTCACAAAATGGCGGTTCTATTGAGGTAGAGGTCCACGATACCGGTAAAGATATTGTTTTCGAGATCTCAGACAAAGGTATCGGAATATCTGAAGAGAACATCGATAGGCTTTTCAACCCATTTACTCAGATCGATTCATCTTCAACAAGAGCCCACGGAGGAATGGGTCTTGGACTATGCCTTGCAAAAAAGCAGTCAGAACTGCATGGTGGATCACTCAGTGTAAGCAGTGAGTTGAATAAAGGTAGCACTTTTACTTTTACGATACCAATAAAACCTGAGATCAAAAAGTAA
- the tuf gene encoding translation elongation factor EF-1 subunit alpha has translation MMAEKPHMNLAVIGHVDHGKSTFVGRLMFETGAVPAHLIEKYRAEAKEKGKESFAFAWVMDSLKEERERGVTIDISHKRFDTDKFYFTVVDCPGHRDFVKNMITGASQADAAVLVVAAPDGVMAQTKEHVFLSRTLGINQLIVAVNKMDAAEYSEDRYNEVKNEVSQLLGMVGFKADEVPFVPTSAFEGDNITESSSNTPWYTGPSLLDCLNDLKTPEKPDTLPLRIPVQDAYTISGIGTVPVGRVETGIMKKGQKVAFMPSGATGEVKSIEMHHEEVDQAVPGDNIGWNVRGIGKNDVRRGDVCGPAEKPPSVAEEFTGQIVVLQHPSAITVGYTPVFHCHTTQTACTLMSIDKKLDPKTGQVKEENPTFIKAGDAAIVTIRPTRPMCIEPVKEIPQLGRFAIRDMGMTIAAGMCMSVKDKQ, from the coding sequence ATTATGGCTGAGAAACCACACATGAACTTAGCAGTTATTGGTCACGTTGACCACGGTAAGTCAACATTTGTCGGCAGATTAATGTTCGAGACAGGCGCAGTACCTGCTCACCTTATCGAGAAATACAGGGCAGAAGCAAAAGAGAAAGGAAAAGAATCCTTCGCTTTCGCATGGGTTATGGACTCACTCAAGGAAGAGCGTGAGAGAGGAGTAACCATCGATATCTCCCACAAGAGATTCGACACAGACAAGTTCTACTTCACAGTCGTGGACTGTCCAGGTCACCGTGACTTCGTAAAGAACATGATCACCGGTGCATCCCAGGCAGATGCAGCTGTTCTTGTCGTAGCAGCACCTGATGGTGTAATGGCTCAGACAAAGGAACACGTGTTCCTTTCAAGGACCCTTGGTATCAACCAGCTTATCGTTGCTGTTAACAAGATGGATGCAGCTGAATACAGCGAAGACAGGTACAACGAGGTTAAGAACGAAGTAAGTCAGCTTCTCGGTATGGTAGGATTCAAGGCAGACGAAGTTCCATTCGTCCCAACATCTGCATTCGAGGGTGACAACATTACAGAATCCAGTTCAAACACCCCATGGTACACTGGCCCATCCCTTCTTGACTGCCTTAACGATCTTAAGACACCAGAAAAGCCAGACACACTTCCACTCCGTATCCCAGTACAGGATGCATACACCATTTCCGGTATCGGTACCGTTCCAGTAGGTAGGGTAGAGACCGGTATCATGAAGAAAGGCCAGAAGGTCGCATTCATGCCAAGTGGCGCAACCGGTGAAGTAAAATCCATTGAGATGCACCACGAGGAAGTCGATCAGGCTGTACCTGGTGACAACATCGGTTGGAACGTCAGAGGTATCGGAAAGAACGATGTCAGGAGAGGTGACGTATGTGGTCCTGCAGAGAAGCCACCATCGGTAGCTGAAGAGTTTACCGGACAGATCGTTGTCCTTCAGCACCCATCCGCTATCACAGTCGGATACACACCTGTATTCCACTGCCACACCACCCAGACTGCATGTACTCTCATGTCCATTGACAAGAAGCTCGATCCAAAGACCGGTCAGGTCAAGGAAGAGAACCCAACCTTCATCAAGGCTGGAGATGCAGCAATCGTTACAATCAGACCAACCAGGCCAATGTGCATTGAGCCTGTAAAAGAGATTCCACAGCTCGGCAGATTCGCTATCCGTGATATGGGTATGACAATCGCTGCCGGTATGTGCATGAGTGTTAAAGATAAGCAGTAA
- a CDS encoding 30S ribosomal protein S7 — protein MYKLFGKWDLTEVEVADAGIQRYVNLDPVVIPHTSGKHARQQFNKSDLCIVERLVNNVMRNEQNTGKKQLALRIVNESFDIINKRTQKNPVQVLVEAIANAGPREEVVRLKYGGISVPKAVDTAPQRRVDNALRYITMGANQASFKSKRSASECLASELIAASNRDAKCFSINRKDGKERVAKAAR, from the coding sequence TTACAGAGGTAGAGGTTGCTGATGCTGGTATCCAGAGATATGTAAATCTTGACCCTGTTGTCATTCCACACACATCAGGTAAGCACGCAAGGCAGCAGTTCAACAAATCCGATCTTTGCATTGTTGAGCGTCTCGTCAACAACGTTATGCGCAATGAGCAGAACACCGGTAAGAAGCAGCTCGCTCTTCGTATTGTGAACGAGTCCTTTGATATCATCAACAAGAGGACCCAGAAGAACCCTGTTCAGGTACTTGTGGAAGCTATTGCTAATGCAGGTCCAAGGGAAGAGGTCGTCAGGCTCAAATACGGTGGTATCTCCGTACCGAAAGCAGTAGATACCGCACCACAGAGGCGTGTTGACAACGCACTGAGATACATAACAATGGGTGCAAACCAGGCATCATTCAAATCAAAGCGCTCTGCTTCCGAGTGCCTTGCATCTGAGCTCATTGCAGCTTCAAACCGTGATGCAAAGTGCTTCTCTATTAACAGAAAGGACGGAAAGGAAAGAGTCGCAAAGGCAGCACGTTAA
- the rpsJ gene encoding 30S ribosomal protein S10 has protein sequence MAQKARIRLSGTSPVNLDGVCEQVKAIANRTGVSISGPVPLPTKKLVVPVRKSPSGDGTASWDHWEMRVHKRLIDIAADERALRQLMRIQVPKDINIEIVLQN, from the coding sequence ATGGCACAGAAAGCAAGAATACGATTATCAGGAACAAGTCCTGTGAATCTGGACGGTGTTTGTGAGCAGGTGAAAGCCATCGCAAACCGCACTGGAGTAAGCATATCCGGTCCAGTACCTCTGCCAACAAAGAAATTGGTAGTTCCTGTAAGGAAGAGCCCTAGCGGCGACGGTACAGCATCATGGGACCACTGGGAGATGCGTGTCCACAAAAGACTTATTGACATCGCAGCTGATGAGCGCGCATTAAGGCAGCTCATGAGGATTCAGGTTCCAAAAGACATCAATATCGAGATCGTACTTCAGAACTAA
- a CDS encoding MarR family transcriptional regulator — protein MSEETLTETESAVLNALESSDKSLRPGDIAESTGLESKLVSKTIASLKKKGLVYSPKRCYYDVSKE, from the coding sequence ATGAGTGAAGAAACATTAACTGAAACAGAATCTGCAGTACTGAATGCTCTGGAAAGCTCAGACAAATCCTTAAGACCAGGTGACATTGCAGAGTCCACAGGTCTTGAAAGCAAACTTGTTAGTAAAACAATTGCATCCCTGAAAAAGAAAGGCCTGGTATATTCTCCTAAAAGATGCTACTACGATGTTTCAAAGGAATGA
- a CDS encoding elongation factor EF-2: MGRRKKMVERVTALMSNPVMVRNIAIIAHIDHGKTTLSDNLLAGAGMISKDLAGRQLFMDSDEEEQERGITIDSANVSMVHEFEDEEYLINLIDTPGHVDFGGDVTRAMRAVDGAVVVIDAVEGTMPQTETVLRQALKEHVRPVLFINKVDRLINELQVDAQEMQIRLGKLIDHVNKLIKGMNEERYNEGWKVNAAEGTVAFGSALYNWAISVPMMQKTGVSFGEVYDFCRAEDMKALAEKCPLHEAVNDMVIRFLPSPIDAQEDRVGVIWHGDLETGIGKQMADADAKGDLAFMVTDISMDPHAGEVATGRLFSGSLSRGMEVYVTGAAKQNRIQQVGVFMGPERLEVDEIPAGNIAAVTGLRDAIVGSTVTSLEGMSPFESIRHASEPVVTVAVEAKHMKDLPKLVEVLRQVAKEDPTLKITLDEETGEHLMAGMGELHLEVIAHRIERDKGVEITTTPPIVVYRETITGVAGPVEGKSPNRHNRFYVVVEPLEPEVRELIRGGEISMRMPELERREKLIAAGMDKEEAKRIADIFESNAYFDMTKGIQHLNETMELVLEGFVEVMKGGPLSKEPCMGVKVKLMDAKLHEDAVHRGPAQVIPASRQAIQAAMLMAEDTLFEPYQKVFIQTPQEQMGGATKEIQGRRGIIINMTSEGDTTIIESKAPVSELFGFAGDIRSATEGRAMWSTEFAGFEPLPTNMITEVVSGIRERKGLKKDLPQAQDFMSM; the protein is encoded by the coding sequence ATGGGACGAAGGAAAAAAATGGTTGAGCGTGTAACAGCGCTGATGAGCAACCCGGTAATGGTAAGGAACATCGCAATCATCGCTCACATCGATCACGGAAAGACCACACTTTCAGACAACCTTCTTGCAGGTGCTGGAATGATCTCCAAGGATCTTGCAGGTCGCCAGTTGTTCATGGACTCTGATGAAGAGGAACAGGAAAGAGGTATCACAATCGACTCCGCGAACGTATCAATGGTTCACGAGTTCGAGGACGAGGAATACCTTATCAACCTTATTGATACACCAGGTCACGTTGACTTTGGTGGTGACGTTACACGTGCAATGCGTGCAGTAGATGGTGCTGTCGTAGTTATTGATGCTGTGGAAGGTACCATGCCTCAGACCGAGACCGTTCTGAGACAGGCACTTAAAGAGCACGTAAGGCCAGTACTTTTCATTAACAAGGTCGACCGTCTTATCAACGAGTTACAGGTAGATGCACAGGAAATGCAGATCAGGCTCGGTAAGCTCATTGACCACGTCAACAAGCTTATCAAAGGCATGAACGAAGAGCGCTACAACGAAGGCTGGAAGGTCAATGCTGCAGAAGGTACAGTAGCATTCGGTTCAGCTCTTTACAACTGGGCTATCAGTGTTCCTATGATGCAGAAGACCGGTGTCAGTTTTGGTGAGGTATATGACTTCTGCCGTGCTGAAGATATGAAAGCACTTGCAGAGAAATGTCCGCTCCACGAAGCTGTCAACGACATGGTCATCAGGTTCCTTCCAAGTCCTATCGATGCTCAGGAAGACAGGGTCGGTGTCATCTGGCACGGCGATCTTGAGACCGGTATTGGAAAGCAGATGGCTGATGCTGATGCAAAGGGCGATCTTGCATTCATGGTTACTGATATTTCCATGGACCCACACGCAGGAGAAGTTGCAACAGGCAGGCTTTTCAGTGGTTCACTTTCACGTGGAATGGAAGTTTACGTAACAGGTGCAGCAAAGCAGAACAGGATCCAGCAGGTCGGTGTTTTCATGGGCCCTGAGAGACTTGAAGTGGACGAGATCCCTGCAGGTAACATTGCTGCAGTAACAGGTCTCAGAGATGCTATTGTAGGTTCTACTGTAACTTCTCTTGAAGGCATGTCTCCATTTGAGAGTATCAGACACGCAAGTGAACCTGTAGTGACCGTAGCTGTGGAAGCAAAACACATGAAAGATCTTCCAAAGCTCGTTGAGGTTCTGCGTCAGGTCGCAAAGGAAGACCCAACACTTAAGATCACACTGGACGAAGAGACCGGTGAACACCTCATGGCAGGTATGGGTGAACTTCACCTTGAGGTCATTGCTCACAGGATCGAGCGTGACAAGGGTGTAGAGATCACAACAACACCACCTATTGTGGTATACCGTGAAACTATTACAGGTGTAGCAGGTCCTGTTGAGGGTAAATCCCCTAACAGACACAACAGATTCTATGTTGTTGTCGAACCACTTGAGCCTGAAGTACGTGAGCTTATCCGTGGAGGCGAGATCTCCATGAGAATGCCTGAACTTGAAAGAAGGGAGAAGCTCATTGCAGCAGGTATGGACAAAGAAGAAGCAAAGAGGATTGCTGACATCTTTGAGAGCAACGCTTACTTTGACATGACCAAAGGTATCCAGCACCTGAACGAAACAATGGAGCTTGTACTTGAAGGATTCGTCGAAGTTATGAAAGGCGGTCCACTTTCAAAGGAACCATGCATGGGTGTAAAGGTCAAGCTCATGGACGCAAAGCTCCACGAGGATGCTGTCCACAGAGGTCCTGCACAGGTAATTCCTGCATCAAGGCAGGCAATCCAGGCAGCAATGCTCATGGCAGAAGATACACTCTTCGAGCCATACCAGAAGGTATTCATCCAGACCCCACAGGAACAGATGGGTGGAGCTACAAAGGAGATTCAGGGACGTCGTGGTATTATCATCAACATGACCTCCGAGGGTGACACAACCATCATTGAGTCCAAGGCACCAGTATCCGAGTTGTTCGGATTTGCCGGTGACATCAGGTCTGCAACAGAGGGTCGTGCAATGTGGAGCACAGAGTTCGCAGGATTTGAACCACTCCCAACCAATATGATCACTGAAGTAGTTTCAGGTATCCGTGAGCGCAAAGGACTCAAGAAGGATCTTCCACAGGCACAGGACTTTATGAGCATGTAA